Proteins from one Lewinella sp. 4G2 genomic window:
- a CDS encoding TonB-dependent receptor domain-containing protein: protein MKIFPLILAPHLRQRLLLMLLFVLGFNITSSAQRGPNAPKSGKISGQLIDEATTEPIGFANVIVYTVTTDSMVSGTTTDFDGKFALDNIPLGDYRLEMSFIGYDTENRELELTEAERFFKTGKVSLGTGGQDLEEVVVTAERAVMELGLDRKVFNVEKSVAAAGGSAEDLLRQLPSINVDVEGNVSLRGSGNVRFLINGRPSGLVGSDPVTYLKSLSSTAIERIEVITNPGAAFDPDGTAGLINIVLKKKRADGFNATLNANVGTNNKFDGSLDLNWRKGKFNTFAGISGRYDERFFQGFRDQTGISGDSTFSRFFTFDGDRLRKSTSYRLGTEYALTKRSTLGLQGNLQLQEGESSNDRVTQFFDSESQLARTSTRLEREPSDENEYEVRADYNTTFKKEGRQLSVGIQYSGEIENETENYDETIVDNLENFLEGFLQSAPSEETENLLLGQLDYSQQMGDFKFETGWRSTLTDLTTDAAFGNVSGTGEFLKIDSLSNVFNYKEDIHAVYATFGGTIDKITFSAGLRAEQAYTTSTLTEPKFEEFNNDYFKVYPSVFVGYAFDDNTTLQGSYGRRVNRPRAWALNPFVDRGDPFNLRKGEPFLLPEIINSFELNVQQRYKLGTITGGIYFRQLKDLISRVSEELPGGVTQSTRANLDRGRDYGIEIISTMRPVKDMDLTLSLNGYKSEIIGRSDDSSLDADGYLFSGNLQAGYKLPWDINVQATYFYRSPGVRPQGRIRTIQSLDLGFRKDILEGRGAITARVTDVFNTRRYRFDTELTTLQTTSEFQRESRIAYVGFQYSLQKLKPQRRGGSRGGGGGGGDDF from the coding sequence ATGAAGATTTTTCCCCTCATCCTTGCACCGCACCTGCGGCAGCGCCTACTGCTCATGCTTTTGTTCGTGTTGGGCTTCAACATTACGAGCTCCGCTCAACGTGGACCTAACGCTCCGAAATCGGGTAAGATCAGCGGCCAGCTGATTGATGAAGCTACGACCGAACCGATCGGTTTTGCCAACGTGATCGTCTACACCGTGACTACCGATAGTATGGTGAGCGGAACGACGACCGACTTTGACGGCAAGTTTGCCCTCGACAATATTCCGCTGGGCGACTACCGGCTTGAAATGAGCTTCATCGGCTACGACACCGAAAACCGCGAACTGGAACTGACGGAAGCCGAGCGCTTTTTCAAAACCGGTAAAGTGAGCCTGGGGACGGGTGGCCAGGACCTGGAAGAAGTCGTCGTCACCGCCGAACGGGCCGTGATGGAACTAGGCTTGGACCGCAAGGTATTCAACGTAGAAAAATCAGTGGCCGCCGCGGGTGGTTCCGCCGAGGACCTGTTGCGCCAACTACCCAGCATCAATGTGGACGTGGAAGGTAACGTCTCCCTGCGCGGAAGTGGCAACGTCCGCTTTCTGATCAACGGCCGGCCCAGCGGATTGGTCGGTTCCGACCCCGTAACCTACCTGAAGAGCCTCTCCAGTACTGCCATCGAACGCATCGAGGTCATCACTAACCCGGGAGCCGCTTTTGATCCGGACGGGACGGCCGGGCTGATCAACATCGTGCTAAAAAAGAAGCGCGCCGATGGTTTCAACGCTACGTTGAACGCCAACGTGGGCACCAATAATAAATTCGATGGTTCCCTTGACCTGAACTGGCGCAAGGGGAAATTCAACACTTTTGCTGGCATTAGTGGCCGCTACGACGAACGCTTTTTCCAGGGCTTTCGGGACCAGACCGGTATCAGCGGCGACAGTACTTTCAGCCGGTTCTTCACCTTCGACGGGGATCGCTTGCGCAAGTCGACGAGCTACCGCCTCGGTACGGAATACGCGCTGACCAAACGCTCCACCCTAGGTCTACAGGGTAACCTGCAGCTACAGGAAGGCGAAAGCAGCAACGACCGGGTGACGCAGTTCTTCGATAGCGAAAGCCAACTCGCCCGCACCAGTACCCGCCTCGAACGGGAACCTTCGGATGAGAATGAATATGAAGTCCGCGCGGATTACAATACCACCTTCAAGAAGGAGGGTCGGCAGTTATCCGTAGGCATCCAGTACAGCGGGGAGATTGAAAACGAAACGGAGAATTACGACGAGACGATCGTCGATAATCTGGAAAACTTTCTGGAAGGCTTTTTACAGAGTGCCCCCAGCGAGGAGACGGAGAATCTGCTGCTGGGCCAGCTGGATTATTCCCAGCAAATGGGAGACTTCAAGTTTGAAACCGGCTGGCGTTCAACCCTTACCGATTTGACGACCGACGCGGCTTTTGGCAACGTCAGTGGTACCGGAGAATTTCTGAAGATCGATTCTCTGAGCAACGTCTTCAATTATAAGGAGGACATCCACGCCGTCTACGCCACCTTCGGCGGAACGATCGATAAGATCACCTTCAGCGCGGGCTTACGCGCGGAACAGGCTTACACAACGAGTACCCTGACTGAACCCAAGTTTGAGGAATTTAATAACGATTACTTCAAGGTCTACCCCAGCGTATTCGTCGGCTACGCCTTTGACGACAACACCACACTCCAGGGTAGCTACGGCCGCCGGGTGAACCGCCCACGCGCCTGGGCCCTGAACCCCTTCGTGGACCGGGGAGACCCGTTCAACCTGCGGAAGGGCGAACCTTTCCTACTGCCGGAAATCATCAACAGTTTCGAACTTAACGTCCAACAACGGTATAAGCTCGGGACGATCACCGGCGGTATTTACTTCCGCCAGCTAAAGGACCTGATCAGCCGGGTGAGTGAGGAATTGCCCGGCGGGGTAACCCAGAGCACCCGCGCTAATCTAGACCGGGGCCGGGATTACGGCATCGAGATCATCTCCACCATGCGCCCGGTAAAGGATATGGACCTCACCCTTAGCCTGAATGGCTACAAAAGTGAGATCATCGGCCGCAGCGACGACAGCAGTTTGGATGCGGATGGTTACCTATTCTCCGGCAACCTACAAGCCGGTTACAAACTACCGTGGGACATCAACGTGCAGGCCACCTATTTCTACCGGAGCCCCGGCGTTCGCCCGCAGGGAAGGATCCGGACCATCCAAAGCCTCGACCTCGGTTTCCGCAAGGATATCCTGGAGGGCCGCGGCGCAATCACGGCTCGGGTTACCGACGTGTTCAATACCCGCCGTTACCGCTTTGATACGGAGCTGACTACCCTGCAAACCACGAGCGAATTCCAGCGGGAAAGCAGGATTGCTTACGTTGGTTTCCAGTACAGCTTGCAGAAATTGAAGCCCCAACGCCGGGGTGGCAGCCGTGGCGGTGGCGGTGGTGGTGGCGATGATTTTTAG
- a CDS encoding RimK family alpha-L-glutamate ligase: MKKIGILYGRERSFPPAVIQRINDMNVDGVMAEPVKIDKVGQGLNPGYAVIIDRISQDVPFYRAMLKNAAATGTAVINNPFWWSADEKFFNNVLSVGGLDVPVPKTVLLPSYEKPTDTSDESFTNLAHPLDWQSMFNYIGWPAWTKPHDGGGWKSVYKCNNPEDLWKAHAETGQLVMMLQENITFTSYFRCYCIGRKYVKIMHYEPRNEFLDRYRCHHDVSDELMQQMHDYVIKINEWLGYDFNTVEFAVRDGIPYAIDFCNPAPDADKFSVGEENFNWVIEHAAKYAIERAQAQEPGKSNLTWGKFISESVAGTYDSRR; encoded by the coding sequence ATGAAAAAGATTGGCATTCTCTACGGCCGCGAACGCAGTTTCCCACCCGCCGTCATTCAACGCATCAACGACATGAACGTCGACGGCGTCATGGCCGAACCCGTAAAAATTGACAAAGTCGGCCAGGGCCTCAACCCGGGCTACGCAGTGATCATCGACCGCATCAGCCAGGACGTACCCTTTTACCGGGCCATGCTAAAAAACGCCGCCGCTACCGGTACGGCCGTCATCAACAACCCCTTCTGGTGGAGTGCCGACGAGAAGTTTTTCAACAACGTACTGAGTGTCGGCGGGCTAGATGTGCCCGTCCCCAAGACGGTATTGCTTCCCAGCTACGAGAAGCCCACCGATACATCGGATGAGTCCTTCACGAACCTCGCCCACCCACTGGACTGGCAGAGCATGTTCAACTACATCGGGTGGCCGGCCTGGACTAAACCACACGATGGCGGTGGATGGAAGTCCGTCTACAAGTGCAACAACCCTGAGGATCTGTGGAAGGCCCACGCGGAGACTGGCCAATTGGTCATGATGCTCCAGGAAAACATCACCTTCACCAGTTACTTTCGTTGCTACTGCATCGGGCGGAAGTACGTGAAGATCATGCACTACGAACCCCGCAACGAGTTCCTCGACCGCTACCGCTGCCACCACGACGTCAGTGACGAACTCATGCAGCAGATGCACGACTACGTCATCAAGATCAACGAGTGGTTAGGCTACGATTTCAATACCGTTGAATTCGCGGTACGCGACGGCATTCCCTACGCCATCGATTTCTGCAACCCCGCTCCGGATGCTGACAAGTTCAGCGTTGGTGAAGAGAACTTCAACTGGGTTATCGAGCACGCCGCCAAGTACGCCATCGAGCGGGCGCAGGCGCAGGAACCCGGCAAGAGCAACCTTACCTGGGGTAAGTTCATCTCCGAATCCGTTGCTGGCACCTACGATTCACGTCGATAG
- a CDS encoding sulfatase-like hydrolase/transferase, protein MRLFNLLPFFFLLFILGACAGAVEREGEYPDENRPNILFILTDDQGIGDLSLHGNDSIRTPNMDALLSSGAKFNRFYVSPVCAPTRASFLSGQYHPRTGAVFVTRRRETMAAEVKTIPEYLREAGYRTGLFGKWHNGATKPYDPAGQGFDEFLGFTLGHFNDYFDGELENERNELVSFHGDLTGILTDSAAAFMLADDDRPFFSMITYQAPHTPVQVADKYWDDVKQRGLTDYNTGIYAMIESIDERLGGLLERLNAAGVLNNTVVIFSTDNGPNGDRFRMGLKGTKGQVNEGSVRVPFSITFPGDHPANGTVTDRPAAHIDLLPTLLDYIGESIPADVDGISLLPGLTATEALPEDGRYIYTFKQGYDFTGYPGSVRDGRYLLVARAADRFEAYDLERDPGQQKDLLLPNSGDLLVGQSDVFLKMMKVYQQKIVEVAPPTGIIAPPISLDASSGLVRFLAHEGEPNGKTTFNDEYGWANDYFINLGPEGAAWPIATSEDRAYTVNIRYHLDDEAPREIVVGTDKGEAYSMELPPAMTREIPVADRTKRKEVYPREWAEATLRGVTVPAGSTLLSVSTPVAHPGFWVKEITLVE, encoded by the coding sequence ATGAGACTTTTTAATTTACTCCCTTTCTTCTTCCTGCTTTTCATTCTGGGCGCTTGCGCGGGTGCCGTGGAAAGGGAAGGGGAATACCCAGACGAAAACCGACCGAACATCCTCTTCATCCTGACGGACGACCAGGGAATAGGCGACCTTTCCCTCCACGGAAATGACTCGATCCGGACGCCGAATATGGATGCACTGTTAAGTTCCGGCGCTAAGTTCAACAGATTCTACGTAAGCCCCGTTTGCGCACCAACGCGGGCGAGCTTCCTCTCTGGACAGTACCACCCCCGCACCGGGGCGGTTTTCGTCACCCGCCGCCGCGAGACGATGGCCGCCGAAGTAAAGACCATCCCCGAATACCTCCGCGAAGCGGGCTACCGGACCGGCCTCTTCGGTAAGTGGCACAACGGAGCCACCAAACCCTACGACCCGGCTGGGCAAGGCTTCGACGAATTCCTGGGTTTTACCCTCGGCCACTTCAATGATTACTTCGACGGTGAACTGGAGAACGAGCGCAACGAACTTGTTTCCTTCCACGGCGACCTCACGGGTATTCTAACAGACTCCGCCGCCGCCTTCATGCTGGCGGACGACGACCGCCCCTTCTTCAGTATGATCACCTATCAAGCCCCCCACACCCCGGTGCAGGTGGCGGATAAGTACTGGGACGACGTCAAACAGCGGGGACTCACCGATTACAATACCGGCATCTACGCCATGATTGAATCCATCGACGAACGGCTCGGCGGCCTACTGGAACGGCTCAACGCGGCCGGCGTCCTGAACAATACCGTCGTCATTTTCTCCACCGACAACGGACCGAACGGAGACCGATTCCGGATGGGACTGAAGGGGACGAAGGGGCAGGTGAACGAAGGCAGCGTGCGCGTGCCCTTCTCTATCACCTTTCCGGGCGACCACCCAGCCAACGGAACGGTAACGGACCGCCCGGCCGCCCACATTGACTTACTGCCCACGTTACTGGACTACATCGGCGAATCTATTCCCGCAGATGTAGATGGTATCAGCCTACTGCCCGGCCTAACGGCTACCGAAGCGCTGCCGGAAGACGGCCGGTACATCTATACCTTCAAACAGGGCTACGACTTTACTGGCTACCCGGGTAGCGTCCGTGATGGTCGTTACCTCCTCGTTGCCCGCGCGGCGGACCGCTTCGAAGCCTACGATCTGGAGCGGGATCCGGGACAACAGAAAGATTTGCTGCTCCCTAATTCCGGAGACTTGCTCGTAGGTCAATCGGACGTCTTCCTAAAGATGATGAAAGTTTACCAGCAAAAGATTGTGGAAGTAGCTCCACCGACCGGCATCATCGCGCCGCCAATTAGTTTGGATGCATCCTCCGGCCTCGTACGGTTCCTGGCGCACGAAGGGGAGCCTAATGGCAAGACCACCTTCAACGATGAGTACGGCTGGGCAAATGATTACTTCATCAACCTGGGACCGGAGGGCGCCGCCTGGCCGATCGCCACGTCTGAGGACCGCGCCTACACCGTCAACATCCGCTACCACCTGGATGACGAAGCCCCCCGCGAAATCGTCGTAGGAACGGATAAGGGAGAGGCCTATAGCATGGAGTTGCCACCCGCAATGACGCGGGAGATACCCGTCGCCGACCGTACCAAACGCAAGGAAGTCTACCCCCGCGAATGGGCTGAGGCTACGCTGAGGGGAGTAACGGTCCCCGCGGGGAGCACGTTGCTGAGTGTGTCCACGCCCGTGGCGCATCCGGGCTTCTGGGTGAAGGAGATCACTTTGGTGGAATGA
- a CDS encoding hemolysin family protein, whose protein sequence is MGTLLFFAIVSIAFSFLCSIWEAVLLSVTPSYVQIKQQEGGSTGELLTKFKEDVNAPLTAILSLNTVAHTVGAIMVGTSTAGAFGVDAVAFTIPFIDYAVGYELIVSVVMTLAILILSEIIPKNLGATYWKQLAPFTVKSLNIMVKIFTWTGFIWISDKIKKLLLRGDDPHSSALSRSEFMAMADAQTESGQLAKEEGRILQNLLMFDSLTVHDVMTPRTVVVGAKSHLTIREFYEKYDNSPFSRYPVFGETRDQVEGYVLKDLVYKAIINNQDQENIKTLIRPLLMIPQTTSLHDLINNMLERREPIAMVVDEFGGMEGIVTMEDAMETLLGLEIMDEMDTSSDMQKLARERWRNRAKSMGIDLTNVIK, encoded by the coding sequence ATGGGAACCCTCCTGTTTTTTGCAATCGTCTCCATTGCCTTTTCCTTCCTGTGTTCCATCTGGGAAGCCGTTTTACTCTCCGTTACCCCCAGTTACGTACAGATCAAGCAGCAGGAAGGTGGTAGCACCGGAGAGCTGCTGACGAAATTTAAGGAAGACGTCAACGCCCCGCTCACGGCCATTCTCTCGCTCAACACCGTAGCGCATACGGTCGGTGCCATCATGGTCGGTACCAGCACGGCGGGTGCCTTTGGGGTAGATGCGGTTGCTTTCACGATTCCATTCATTGATTACGCCGTCGGTTACGAACTCATCGTCTCCGTAGTGATGACGCTGGCCATCCTCATTCTTTCCGAGATCATCCCGAAAAACTTGGGGGCCACCTACTGGAAGCAACTCGCTCCCTTCACCGTGAAGTCCCTCAACATCATGGTGAAGATTTTTACCTGGACGGGCTTCATCTGGATTTCCGATAAGATCAAAAAGCTGTTGCTGCGCGGCGACGATCCCCATTCCAGCGCCCTCAGCCGTAGCGAATTTATGGCCATGGCCGACGCCCAGACCGAAAGCGGACAACTCGCCAAGGAGGAAGGCCGGATCCTGCAGAACCTCCTCATGTTCGACAGCCTGACGGTACACGACGTGATGACGCCCCGCACGGTGGTGGTCGGAGCTAAGTCCCACCTCACCATTCGTGAGTTTTACGAGAAGTACGACAACAGCCCCTTCAGCCGCTACCCGGTCTTCGGGGAGACGCGTGATCAGGTCGAAGGCTACGTACTGAAGGACCTGGTTTATAAGGCCATCATTAACAATCAGGATCAGGAGAACATCAAAACACTCATCCGCCCGCTGCTGATGATCCCGCAGACGACTTCCTTGCACGATCTGATCAATAACATGCTGGAACGCCGCGAACCGATCGCGATGGTCGTCGACGAATTCGGCGGCATGGAAGGCATCGTCACCATGGAAGACGCGATGGAAACCCTCCTCGGACTTGAGATCATGGACGAGATGGACACCAGCTCCGACATGCAAAAACTAGCCCGCGAGCGGTGGCGCAACCGGGCCAAATCCATGGGGATCGATCTTACCAACGTGATCAAGTAA
- a CDS encoding acyl-CoA carboxylase subunit beta → MTNQEILNEKLNASRLGGGQSRIDRQHEKGKLTAHERVHLLMDDGSFEEIGALVTHRTSDFGMADQVFPGDGVVTGYGTVDGRLVYVFAQDFTVFGGSLSETHAEKICKVMDMALKVGAPLIGLNDSGGARIQEGVRSLGGYADIFYRNVQASGVIPQLSAIMGPCAGGAVYSPALTDFTIMVEDTSYMFVTGPNVVKTVTNETVTSEELGGASAHSTKSGVTHLTAANDVICIQKLKRLLSYLPQNCEETPAALPYQLGEEVREQLESVVPASANQPYDMRDVIAGVIDESSFLEIQPDYADNIVVGFARIAGRSIGIVANQPMSLAGVLDVNSSKKAARFTRTCDCFNVPLLVLVDVPGFLPGTDQEWNGIITNGAKLLYALSEATVPRVTVITRKAYGGAYDVMNSKHIGADMNFAWPGAEIAVMGAKGASEIIFRNEIKKAADPAAKLAEKEREYADTFANPYRAAQRGFVDEVIYPKDTRRKLIRAFAMLENKVVDRPRRKHGNVPL, encoded by the coding sequence ATGACCAACCAGGAAATCCTCAACGAAAAGCTGAACGCCTCCCGCCTGGGTGGTGGCCAATCCCGGATCGACCGCCAACACGAAAAGGGCAAATTGACGGCCCACGAACGCGTCCACCTGCTTATGGACGACGGTAGCTTTGAGGAGATCGGTGCCCTCGTAACCCACCGGACTTCAGACTTCGGGATGGCCGATCAGGTCTTCCCGGGCGACGGCGTAGTGACCGGCTACGGTACGGTGGATGGCCGATTGGTGTACGTCTTCGCCCAGGACTTTACCGTTTTCGGTGGCTCCCTTTCGGAGACCCACGCCGAAAAGATCTGTAAGGTGATGGACATGGCCCTCAAGGTTGGAGCACCCCTCATCGGCCTCAATGACAGTGGTGGGGCGAGGATTCAAGAAGGCGTGCGGTCCCTCGGTGGCTACGCGGACATTTTTTACCGGAACGTACAGGCGAGTGGGGTAATTCCCCAACTATCGGCCATCATGGGCCCGTGCGCGGGTGGCGCGGTGTACTCCCCCGCCCTGACGGACTTCACCATTATGGTGGAGGATACGAGCTACATGTTCGTCACCGGCCCGAACGTCGTTAAAACGGTAACCAACGAGACCGTCACCAGTGAGGAATTGGGGGGAGCGAGTGCGCACTCGACCAAATCCGGCGTAACCCACCTGACGGCAGCGAATGACGTCATCTGTATCCAAAAACTGAAGCGGCTGTTGTCCTACCTCCCGCAAAACTGTGAGGAAACGCCGGCTGCCCTACCCTACCAACTCGGTGAGGAAGTAAGGGAGCAGCTGGAGTCGGTCGTCCCCGCCAGCGCCAACCAGCCCTACGATATGCGTGACGTGATCGCCGGCGTCATCGACGAGTCTTCCTTTCTGGAAATCCAACCAGATTATGCGGATAACATCGTAGTCGGGTTTGCCAGGATTGCCGGGCGAAGTATCGGTATTGTGGCCAATCAGCCGATGAGCTTAGCGGGGGTGCTGGACGTAAATTCCAGCAAAAAAGCCGCGCGCTTTACCCGGACTTGTGATTGTTTCAACGTGCCCTTACTGGTACTGGTGGACGTCCCTGGCTTCCTGCCCGGTACGGACCAGGAGTGGAATGGCATCATTACCAATGGCGCTAAATTACTGTACGCCCTGAGTGAAGCGACCGTCCCGCGCGTGACCGTCATCACTCGCAAGGCTTACGGTGGAGCCTACGACGTGATGAACTCTAAGCACATCGGTGCGGATATGAACTTCGCCTGGCCCGGGGCCGAAATTGCCGTCATGGGTGCTAAGGGAGCGAGTGAGATCATCTTCCGGAATGAGATCAAAAAGGCGGCAGACCCCGCTGCGAAGCTGGCCGAAAAGGAACGGGAATACGCAGACACTTTCGCCAATCCCTACCGCGCCGCGCAGCGTGGATTCGTGGATGAGGTGATTTACCCGAAGGATACCCGTCGTAAGCTCATCAGGGCATTCGCTATGCTGGAAAACAAGGTGGTGGATCGGCCCCGACGGAAGCATGGCAACGTGCCACTCTAA
- the scpA gene encoding methylmalonyl-CoA mutase translates to MKYPEFKKIAWERPAGRGPDRKEHEGYVAGIPPYLRGPYSAMYAIRPWTIRQYAGFSTAEASNAFYRRNLAQGQKGLSVAFDLATHRGYDSDHPRVTGDVGMAGVAIDTVEDMKILFEDIPLDKMSVSMTMNGAVLPVMAFYIVAAEEQGGNQNLLAGTIQNDILKEFMVRNTYIYPPAPSMRIIGDIFAYTKEHMPRFNSISISGYHMHEAGASAAIELAYTLADGLEYLRTGIAAGLAIDDFAPRLSFFWGIGMDHFREIAKMRAARLLWAEIVRGLGATNPKSMALRTHCQTSGWSLTAQDPFNNIARTAIEALAAVFGGTQSLHTNSLDEAIALPTDFSAKIARDTQKHLQQAIGVTNVVDPWGGSYHVEQLTQELLTEARELIAEVEELGGMAKAIEQGLPKMRIEEAAARKQARIDSGDEKIIGVNLFPNLDEEEKIDTLEVDNAAVREAQIERLRTVKNNRDAGAAAGALQRVRDCAESGEGNLLAVAVEAARARCTLGEISDALETVFTRYRAQPRLISGTYRNEMKQNAGFLRARELSNQFAEHFGRRPRILVAKLGQDGHDRGAKVIASSFADIGFDVDVGPLFQTPEEAARHAVENDVHILGISSLAAGHKTLVPQAIAALKAEGADDILVVTGGVIPEQDYLFLYDRGVAAIFGPGTVIATAASSILELLLPER, encoded by the coding sequence ATGAAATATCCGGAATTCAAAAAAATAGCCTGGGAGCGGCCTGCTGGGAGAGGCCCGGACCGAAAGGAACACGAAGGCTACGTCGCCGGAATCCCTCCCTACCTGCGCGGCCCCTACTCCGCCATGTACGCCATTCGCCCGTGGACGATCCGCCAGTACGCCGGGTTTTCTACCGCGGAGGCCAGCAATGCCTTCTACCGCCGCAACCTGGCCCAGGGGCAGAAGGGGCTTTCGGTCGCCTTCGATCTGGCTACCCACCGGGGTTACGATTCGGACCACCCCCGCGTTACCGGAGACGTTGGCATGGCCGGCGTCGCGATCGATACCGTGGAGGATATGAAAATTCTTTTTGAGGATATTCCCCTCGATAAGATGTCGGTATCCATGACCATGAACGGCGCCGTATTACCGGTGATGGCTTTTTACATCGTTGCGGCGGAAGAGCAGGGCGGTAATCAAAATTTACTCGCCGGCACCATCCAGAATGATATATTAAAAGAATTCATGGTACGCAATACGTACATCTATCCCCCGGCGCCGAGCATGCGCATTATTGGGGATATTTTTGCGTACACCAAGGAGCACATGCCGCGATTTAATTCCATATCGATCAGCGGCTACCACATGCACGAAGCCGGTGCCTCGGCGGCCATTGAACTAGCCTACACGCTGGCCGACGGACTGGAATATTTACGTACCGGCATCGCGGCCGGTCTGGCGATTGACGATTTCGCACCGCGGCTCAGTTTTTTCTGGGGTATCGGGATGGACCACTTCCGGGAGATCGCCAAAATGCGCGCCGCGCGCCTATTGTGGGCGGAGATCGTGCGGGGTTTAGGCGCTACCAATCCTAAATCCATGGCGCTGCGCACCCACTGCCAAACCTCCGGCTGGTCGCTGACCGCGCAGGATCCGTTCAACAATATCGCCCGGACGGCCATCGAAGCACTCGCGGCCGTTTTTGGCGGCACCCAGTCGTTGCACACCAATTCGTTGGACGAGGCCATCGCGCTGCCCACCGATTTCTCCGCTAAAATTGCGCGGGATACGCAGAAGCATCTCCAGCAAGCTATTGGCGTCACCAACGTAGTCGACCCCTGGGGCGGCTCTTACCACGTCGAGCAGCTCACCCAGGAGCTGCTCACGGAAGCCCGCGAACTCATCGCCGAGGTGGAAGAACTCGGCGGTATGGCGAAAGCCATCGAGCAAGGCTTGCCCAAAATGCGCATCGAGGAAGCCGCCGCTCGGAAGCAGGCACGCATCGATTCCGGTGACGAAAAAATTATTGGCGTCAACCTCTTCCCTAACCTAGACGAAGAAGAAAAAATCGATACGCTGGAGGTCGATAACGCCGCCGTTCGCGAAGCGCAGATCGAGCGACTGCGTACCGTCAAAAACAATCGGGATGCGGGCGCTGCCGCAGGTGCTTTGCAAAGGGTACGGGACTGCGCGGAAAGCGGGGAGGGCAACCTCCTGGCCGTCGCCGTGGAAGCCGCCAGGGCGAGGTGTACCCTCGGGGAGATCAGTGATGCCCTCGAGACCGTATTTACCCGTTACCGCGCTCAACCGCGCCTCATCAGTGGCACCTACCGTAACGAAATGAAACAGAACGCCGGATTCTTGCGGGCGCGGGAGCTCTCCAACCAGTTCGCCGAACACTTTGGTCGCCGACCGCGCATCCTCGTCGCTAAGTTGGGGCAGGATGGCCACGATCGCGGCGCCAAGGTGATCGCCAGCAGCTTCGCCGATATCGGCTTTGACGTGGACGTGGGTCCTCTCTTCCAAACGCCGGAGGAAGCGGCCCGCCACGCCGTAGAAAACGACGTCCACATTCTGGGAATCTCCTCGCTGGCAGCGGGGCACAAGACGCTCGTCCCCCAAGCCATTGCTGCCCTCAAAGCAGAAGGGGCGGATGACATTTTAGTAGTTACCGGAGGCGTCATTCCGGAGCAGGACTATCTCTTTCTTTACGACCGGGGCGTCGCCGCCATCTTTGGCCCTGGGACGGTGATTGCGACCGCCGCTTCCTCCATCCTTGAGCTGCTGCTCCCCGAACGGTAG